In Pyrus communis chromosome 15, drPyrComm1.1, whole genome shotgun sequence, the genomic stretch ACGTGCAGTTGGAGGGCTCGATGACCATGATGCCGGAGTTGAAGATGTAAACGTCGTTGCCGGTGGCTGACATTTGTGGGAAGTGGAAGAGAAGGTCGAGGTTTCGGAGGATGATAATGTCGGCGTCAACAAAGATGATTTTGTCATATTCGGTGAGCTGCCATAGTCGGAACTTGCTGTAGTTGTACTCGTTGTAGGTACCATTTTCAGCTCTAGGGTTTCTGATTCGTTCAATGACGTGGAGCTTCCAGCCGGCGGCTGAGAGAGCTTCACGCTTGGGGGCGGAGATGGAGTTGTCTAGGAGGAGGACAAGGTCGCGTTTGGTGCCGGTTTTGAGTAGACTCCTGGCTAGGGTTATAGCGCCACAAACGTACGTGTCGGAGGAGTGGAGGACTGTGACGTAGGCTTCTCGTTTGGGTTTGTTTGTTGTGCTTCGAATTTTTGTCAGATCATACACTTGATCTATTCCTGTAACAATATTAAATTCTcattaattataaatattaCCCCTTGAAACTATTTTTTCCTCTACTAAAACCTAtccctttttgttttcttgaataaaacCCATTGATTAGCCTCCAActaaacaaattttttaattaagtttgacttttCAGATTGTGTATTTTCCGAATGCCTAAATTACCCCTATTAATACTTGGATGAGGTTTTTGGATCAGTTACTTGTTAtatccatttaattaattatatgtattttacaaaattattcatgccattcattgtatattcaatgtattaactttcaaattgttataacgtgccaattgaaaaataataatactaatttcataattttgtgcATTAAATATATAAGTTAGTTTACCTACCAACACAACAATAAACCTAAAACAGCTTCGGCTAATACTCCAATCCCTAATCCACAAAACAAAAGCTATATGTTCCACGCAatttttacctacaaaatagtctaatttacctattccatcaaaccaaaatttaaagggTCTAATTTACGTACCTGATTTATATGCATTAGattaaaagtttatttaattGCCTACAAGCACAAACCCACAACATTCGAACATTATCTAATATcactatttttgttttgttttttggaataggtaaattagtataatatttgtatGTAGGTAATCACATGAttcaaaatgcaagtaaattactataatattttataagtaggtaaattgatttgtatgtaggtaattacatgattcaaacaatattattttttccgTACAAGAtatgtctttcttttttttctttttttttttaatttggtaaattaatttacatataGCTAATATTTATGATACAAGAAAGGCAAAATATCCATATGGATTTAATTGCTCATCATAATTAGGATGAGTAAATTAGGATTttgtggcataagttgtaaatGTATTGTAATAGTTGGTCATATATTTGTCTACATGGTAggctatttgaaatttgggttttatttgaatgtttaaatttaggtggatttttatttgaaaaataggagtttcaagggcctatatctaaagaaccttaattataaattataatcgTCTAGTAATGTTATTTGGATCACATTTATTATCAATGTTAATTATACTTTTGTCATATGTTTTTTGCTATGTTTGTTCTGTTAATCAAGTTAACAAATTTTTTACCATATTTCAAAATCTTGTAACAACTCTTTTTAACTTTATACTCAATTGTTGGTGGTGTACAATTATGTAGTTATTTCTCTAAtcacatattaattaatttatttaagaaaagaaaatagacaCATAATCGTAGATGAccgattaaatttcaaaggttaTGGCAGAATTTAAAACATACCTTGTTGTCCCCATAGAGGCAAAGCCAAATTGCAAGTGCCAATTGGCAATGATACCTTTTGCCGCAACCTAGCCATATCTGGCTCAAACAACCACCAATCCCCTTCCTGTTTCACCAAATCATTACACCTAAATATTTCGAGCATTGGCCTACACTTGCTCCAAAACACCACTTTAGTTGTCTTCCTATTCCAATCCCTCCTTCCTTTCCTCACAGCCAAATTAGCCGCTATAAGATGAACTTGGAGCCTAAATACCTCCCTCCTCCACCCTTCTTCTGGATACTTGCACGGCAATTTGGCAACCACCATGTCCATCTTCTCGTAAATTTGGAAATCCGGCATTGGTATCTCTGGGCAAGTTGGGACGTcactctcttcttcttcgtcgatCCACTCAGGAAATAAATCATCCCATTTGAAGTTATCCGAAACCTGATCGAAATGGATTGGAATGGTCTTTCCATGCTTATCCCATTCACTCAAATCATTCTCATCCATATTTACCATGCCAATTTTCATCCCTTTTCCCATTGTTTCATTCAAAAAGCTTGGCACATCTAGCTTGCTCATATTGGCTTTAGGCCTTGATGTATTGTCTTTAATCTCCTCCAATACAGGCTCCGTGATCTTAGCTCCATTGTCCACctacccacaaaaaaaaaaaaaaaaaaaaaaatatcccttttatatttaaacaaatacataaaaataccAAAGAACAAAATCAGTTGTTAATTACCACCAAAATGATGATTACTAAATGCGCAAGTGATGAATACTTGTGCAATCGTGTAAACTACTAGAAAATGGTCGAAT encodes the following:
- the LOC137717666 gene encoding UDP-glucuronate:xylan alpha-glucuronosyltransferase 2-like, coding for MMEGYAGLKKMMKATPSKAALLIRINLVFIAFFFMVYAALLLQPSSSIYYENAASLIRCSLLECHHKVDNGAKITEPVLEEIKDNTSRPKANMSKLDVPSFLNETMGKGMKIGMVNMDENDLSEWDKHGKTIPIHFDQVSDNFKWDDLFPEWIDEEEESDVPTCPEIPMPDFQIYEKMDMVVAKLPCKYPEEGWRREVFRLQVHLIAANLAVRKGRRDWNRKTTKVVFWSKCRPMLEIFRCNDLVKQEGDWWLFEPDMARLRQKVSLPIGTCNLALPLWGQQGIDQVYDLTKIRSTTNKPKREAYVTVLHSSDTYVCGAITLARSLLKTGTKRDLVLLLDNSISAPKREALSAAGWKLHVIERIRNPRAENGTYNEYNYSKFRLWQLTEYDKIIFVDADIIILRNLDLLFHFPQMSATGNDVYIFNSGIMVIEPSNCTFQFLMDHRSDIVSYNGGDQGYLNEVFVWWHRLPRRVNFLKNFWANTTSERTVKDELFGADPPKLYTIHYLGWKPWLCYRDYDCNWDVADQLVYASDVAHERWWRFHDGMEEGLQKFCGLTKIRKNDLDWERRKARKLGFPNGHWKIKIKDPRRKHVVA